The following coding sequences lie in one Nycticebus coucang isolate mNycCou1 chromosome 18, mNycCou1.pri, whole genome shotgun sequence genomic window:
- the LOC128570622 gene encoding olfactory receptor 1A1: MREENQSSTLEFILLGVTDQQKQEDFFFILFLFIYPITLTGNLLIILAILSDIRLHNPMYFFLANLSLVDIFFSSVTIPKMLVNHLLGSKSISFGGCLTQMYFMIALGNTDSYILAAMAYDRAVAISRPLHYTTIVSPKTCVLLVVGSWVVGNANSLPHTLLTASLSFCGNQVVANFYCDITPLLKLSCSDIHFNVKMMYLGVGVFSIPLLFIIISYIRVFSTVLQVPSTKGVLKAFSTCGSHLTVVSLYYGTVMGMYFRPLTSYSLKDAVLTVMYMAVTPMLNPFIYSLRNQDMKAALRKLFSKRIST, encoded by the coding sequence ATGAGGGAAGAAAACCAATCCTCTACCCTGGAATTTATTCTCCTGGGAGTTACAGAtcagcagaagcaggaagatttcttcttcATCCTTTTCCTGTTCATTTACCCCATCACATTGACTGGAAACCTGCTCATCATCTTGGCTATTCTTTCTGACATTCGCCTTCACAACcctatgtattttttccttgccAACCTCTCTTTAGTTGACATCTTCTTCTCATCTGTAACCATCCCTAAGATGCTGGTCAACCATCTCTTGGGCAGCAAATCCATCTCCTTTGGGGGATGCCTAACACAGATGTATTTCATGATAGCCTTGGGTAACACAGACAGCTATATTCTGGCTGCCATGGCATATGATCGTGCTGTGGCCATCAGCCGCCCACTTCACTACACAACAATTGTGAGTCCGAAGACTTGTGTTCTGTTAGTTGTTGGGTCTTGGGTGGTTGGGAATGCCAATTCCCTGCCCCACACTCTGCTTACAGCTAGTCTATCTTTCTGTGGCAACCAGGTGGTGGCCAACTTCTACTGTGACATTACCCCTTTGCTCAAGCTGTCCTGTTCTGACATCCACTTTAATGTGAAGATGATGTATCTAGGGGTTGGTGTTTTCTCTATTCCCTTATTGTTCATCATTATCTCTTATATTCGTGTCTTTTCCACAGTCTTGCAGGTTCCATCCACTAAGGGTGTTCTCAAAGCTTTCTCCACCTGTGGTTCTCACCTCACAGTTGTTTCATTGTATTATGGGACAGTCATGGGCATGTATTTCCGCCCTCTGACCAGTTACAGCCTAAAAGATGCAGTGCTAACTGTGATGTACATGGCAGTGACCCCAATGTTAAATCCTTTCATTTATAGTCTCAGAAATCAGGACATGAAGGCTGCCCTGAGGAAACTCTTCAGCAAGAGAATCTCCACATAA